A genome region from Nymphalis io chromosome Z, ilAglIoxx1.1, whole genome shotgun sequence includes the following:
- the LOC126780387 gene encoding carcinine transporter-like: MEVRKGTAQTLDGSSDNFESIKDESNSNKEIYYDELLSAAGEFGLYQVFLFCLTFPFYIFGVFAYFSQLFMTEISPNHWCWIPELENLTQIERRSLAIPQDSYSQFGYSHCEAFAANWSEVLLADQKPNETWKTESCQYGWEFNKSEIPYPTISSELGWVCDKNSYQATSQAMFFIGSMIGGLVVGWVADKFGRLPAATLSNLIGCVAGIASIYANNFIQFIICRFFFGMSYDNCMMMTYLLVLEYVAPKYRTLIANLPFAIFYTIGATSLPWIALACGHWKTISLATSIPMALAILAPFIIPESPRWLLSKGRIDEAVSKVVTIGHVNKKEVSLKLIEQFKASNYNKKEENISIINMLKISKLRKKFISMCLVYMCCMSVFDALVRSIGGLGFDFFLSFTLVSFTEFPSLVLVSFILDITGRKWTCIGALLVGSMFSVLTAFIGSGLPSVLCAIVSRFAVNMACNITTQWAAEILPTNVRGSGASIVHICSYVGIFISPYIVYLKNFVTWLPLVVVGFIALLGALVALTLPETAGIDMPQTFDDTINMIDGQTFFDIPCLRKNKKKTIGNVNLSFEMN; encoded by the coding sequence ATGGAAGTCAGAAAAGGAACGGCTCAAACCCTTGATGGTTCTAGTGACAACTTTGAAAGTATCAAAGATGAAAGTAActcgaacaaagaaatttattatgaCGAGCTACTTTCGGCCGCTGGTGAATTTGGACTTTatcaagtatttttgttttgtttaacattTCCATTTTACATTTTTGGTGTTTTTGCGTATTTTTCTCAATTATTTATGACTGAAATTTCACCGAATCATTGGTGCTGGATTCCGGAATTAGAAAATTTAACACAAATTGAAAGAAGAAGTCTAGCGATACCTCAAGATTCTTATTCACAATTTGGATATTCCCACTGTGAAGCATTTGCCGCTAATTGGAGTGAAGTTTTATTAGCAGATCAAAAACCTAACGAGACATGGAAAACAGAATCCTGTCAATATGGATGGGAATTCAATAAATCAGAGATACCATATCCAACGATTTCGAGCGAATTAGGTTGGGTTTGTGATAAAAATAGCTATCAAGCAACATCACAAGCTATGTTTTTTATTGGATCTATGATAGGAGGACTTGTTGTTGGCTGGGTTGCTGACAAATTTGGTAGATTACCAGCTGCCACTTTAAGTAACTTGATTGGATGTGTGGCAGGTATTGCTAGCATTTATGCAAATAATTTTATCCAGTTTATTATTTGTCGATTCTTTTTTGGTATGTCTTATGATAATTGTATGATGATGACATACCTTCTTGTGTTAGAATATGTTGCACCGAAATATAGAACCCTTATTGCGAATTTGCCTTttgctatattttatacaataggtgCTACATCATTGCCTTGGATTGCTCTCGCTTGTGGACATTGGAAAACGATTAGCTTAGCTACGAGCATTCCAATGGCTCTAGCTATTTTAGCTCCATTTATCATACCAGAGAGTCCAAGATGGCTCCTTTCTAAAGGGCGTATCGACGAGGCTGTTAGTAAGGTAGTCACTATCGGTCATGTGAACAAAAAAGAAGTCTCTTTAAAATTGATTGAACAATTTAAAgcgtcaaattataataaaaaagaagaaaatattagtatcATAAATATGCTAAAAATATCAAAGCtaagaaaaaaatttataagcaTGTGTTTGGTGTATATGTGTTGTATGTCTGTGTTTGATGCTTTAGTAAGAAGTATCGGTGGTTtaggttttgatttttttttatcgtttacaCTTGTGTCTTTCACTGAATTTCCTTCCTTAGTGCtggtttcatttattttagacATAACTGGTAGAAAATGGACGTGTATAGGAGCACTATTAGTTGGTTCTATGTTTAGTGTATTAACTGCTTTTATTGGAAGCGGCTTACCATCTGTATTGTGTGCAATTGTATCAAGGTTTGCAGTTAATATGGCTTGTAACATTACAACACAATGGGCTGCAGAAATATTACCGACCAATGTAAGAGGCTCCGGTGCATCAATAGTCCATATTTGTAGTTATGTTGGTATTTTTATATCACCGTATATTGTGTACCTAAAGAACTTTGTAACATGGCTCCCCTTAGTTGTAGTCGGATTTATTGCCTTACTAGGAGCATTAGTCGCACTAACTTTACCTGAAACAGCAGGAATAGATATGCCCCAAACATTTGATGATACGATTAATATGATTGATGGCCAAACATTTTTTGATATACCTTGTTtaagaaagaataaaaaaaaaactattggaAATGTAAATTTGTCTTTCGAAATGAATTGA